In a single window of the Flavobacterium sp. W4I14 genome:
- a CDS encoding hypothetical protein (product_source=Hypo-rule applied; cath_funfam=3.40.190.10; pfam=PF04403; transmembrane_helix_parts=Inside_1_16,TMhelix_17_39,Outside_40_224,TMhelix_225_242,Inside_243_248,TMhelix_249_271,Outside_272_290,TMhelix_291_313,Inside_314_319,TMhelix_320_342,Outside_343_369,TMhelix_370_389,Inside_390_411,TMhelix_412_434,Outside_435_445), whose amino-acid sequence MATTTNTPQNIHTKKNWFAPLALIVGLSILLLGEAYFGYRFHSLSYEQKRIKEDYSLSNNITFGIFSVDRWGEKISAVVDRRVKGFNLTAKQKKDMRKEVEKELHGLVNKAVSEVTKPQKTLGGKLKKLAFNSFVDVDELHAQVPSFAKTIVAKITSPTSLKRLKGVATSKLDELENQTYDSTDTTITTVEQNIYHKYHVANATAYDRLINSRLAQMKIETFKCGLGMLGCVAIALLLWLFLRKSVQLHVPLFIMSLLFAVILLTVGVTSPIIEVDARIQSLEFGLLGDKIAFNNQVLFFQSKSILGIIGTLIEQPKPDAVLVGVLLLVFVVVLPLLRIIARGVHVSCGHLFGSRKVLRFLAFDLGKWDMADVMVVGIAMTYIGLNGILKSQLSGLNVQSETLKTVTANNSALQLGFFVFVAYVAYAMVLSFILKRIDERNGPCE is encoded by the coding sequence ATGGCAACTACAACAAATACCCCTCAAAATATCCACACCAAAAAGAACTGGTTTGCACCACTTGCGCTGATTGTTGGTCTCAGCATCCTTTTGCTGGGCGAGGCCTATTTTGGCTACCGCTTCCATTCACTTTCTTACGAACAGAAACGGATCAAAGAAGACTACAGCTTGTCGAACAATATCACTTTTGGAATATTCTCGGTTGACCGGTGGGGAGAAAAAATTTCGGCAGTTGTTGACAGAAGGGTAAAAGGCTTTAACTTAACTGCAAAACAGAAAAAAGACATGCGCAAGGAGGTTGAAAAAGAGCTGCATGGGTTGGTAAATAAGGCAGTATCAGAGGTGACCAAGCCCCAGAAAACCCTTGGCGGTAAACTGAAAAAATTGGCCTTTAACAGTTTTGTTGATGTTGATGAGCTCCACGCACAGGTTCCTTCTTTTGCGAAAACTATTGTAGCTAAAATTACCAGTCCAACAAGCCTGAAAAGGCTCAAGGGGGTAGCAACGAGTAAGTTAGATGAACTGGAAAATCAGACCTATGACAGTACCGATACCACCATTACCACTGTAGAGCAGAATATCTACCATAAGTATCATGTTGCTAATGCAACCGCTTACGACCGTTTAATAAACTCAAGGCTTGCACAGATGAAAATAGAGACTTTTAAATGTGGGTTGGGGATGCTGGGCTGCGTAGCCATTGCACTCTTATTATGGCTTTTTTTAAGAAAATCGGTACAGTTGCATGTACCATTATTTATCATGTCGCTGTTATTTGCGGTGATTTTGCTTACTGTTGGCGTTACCTCGCCGATTATAGAGGTTGATGCGCGCATCCAGTCGCTCGAATTCGGTCTTTTAGGTGATAAGATTGCTTTCAATAACCAGGTGCTGTTCTTTCAGAGCAAAAGCATACTTGGTATTATAGGAACACTGATTGAACAACCAAAGCCTGATGCGGTACTAGTTGGTGTACTGTTGCTTGTTTTTGTGGTGGTATTGCCTTTGCTACGGATTATTGCCAGAGGGGTTCATGTTTCCTGCGGACATCTTTTTGGCAGCAGAAAAGTACTGCGCTTCCTCGCCTTCGACCTTGGTAAATGGGATATGGCAGATGTAATGGTGGTTGGCATTGCCATGACCTATATTGGCCTGAACGGTATATTGAAGAGCCAGCTTTCAGGATTGAATGTACAGAGTGAAACGCTTAAAACCGTTACAGCCAACAATTCAGCGCTTCAGCTTGGTTTTTTTGTATTTGTGGCCTATGTAGCTTATGCCATGGTACTATCTTTTATATTGAAACGGATAGATGAAAGGAATGGACCTTGTGAGTAA
- a CDS encoding hypothetical protein (product_source=Hypo-rule applied; cath_funfam=1.10.287.10; pfam=PF04403; transmembrane_helix_parts=Outside_1_14,TMhelix_15_37,Inside_38_219,TMhelix_220_239,Outside_240_248,TMhelix_249_271,Inside_272_317,TMhelix_318_335,Outside_336_365,TMhelix_366_388,Inside_389_413,TMhelix_414_436,Outside_437_441), translated as METHKKNTGSGKPLLPKFLLILSLSILLGTEAYFGFRLHELSDQQERIKEDYADINNITYGLFSVQQWKDNVSRIVHHQVRNLKMTKKQKKILQTEVEQVLLALINKAEALVNKPKKTLSGKIQKFAIRNFVNSDSIRAQVPGFARKIIAEVDNPKNKRQLSKMAMGEFNELADEEKLDSAFVANGASVKAMYRKYQVSSTGLLNKKLSASLADIRTKTYGYSFGMLACVVVVLGFWWGLRKRRDLHVTLFVMSLLFAFILLFVGLTASMIEVDARIRSLDFVLLGEHVVFKDQVLFFQSKSIMDVVRVLISQPGIDSILVGVLILVFSILFPVVKLSSTGVHLLGSKRLAENGVIKYFAFQSGKWSMADVIVIAILMAYIGLNGLLEGQLQALNIKNDSLTILTTNNTALQPGYIIFISFVLYGLILSTILKFITPHDAH; from the coding sequence TTGGAAACACATAAAAAAAATACAGGGAGTGGGAAGCCCCTGCTTCCTAAATTTCTGCTCATCCTCTCCCTTTCCATACTCCTTGGCACCGAGGCTTATTTCGGATTTAGGCTGCACGAGCTTTCTGATCAGCAAGAGCGTATTAAGGAAGATTATGCTGATATCAACAACATTACCTATGGGCTGTTTTCGGTGCAGCAATGGAAGGACAATGTATCCAGGATTGTGCATCACCAGGTCCGCAACCTGAAGATGACCAAAAAACAAAAAAAAATATTACAAACAGAGGTAGAGCAGGTGCTGCTTGCACTCATTAATAAGGCTGAAGCCTTAGTGAATAAGCCAAAAAAGACTTTAAGCGGAAAGATCCAGAAATTTGCGATCCGCAATTTTGTGAACTCTGATAGCATACGGGCGCAGGTACCTGGTTTTGCCAGGAAAATTATAGCCGAGGTAGATAATCCGAAGAACAAGCGGCAGTTGAGCAAAATGGCCATGGGCGAGTTTAACGAGTTGGCCGATGAGGAAAAACTCGACAGTGCCTTCGTTGCAAACGGCGCTTCTGTAAAGGCGATGTACCGTAAATATCAGGTATCCTCTACCGGGTTGCTCAATAAAAAGCTCAGTGCCTCACTCGCGGATATCCGCACAAAAACTTATGGCTATTCCTTTGGTATGCTCGCCTGCGTAGTGGTTGTTCTTGGTTTTTGGTGGGGGCTCCGCAAACGCAGGGATCTTCACGTTACACTTTTTGTAATGTCGCTGCTATTTGCATTCATTCTCCTTTTCGTAGGCCTTACTGCCTCGATGATCGAGGTGGATGCCCGAATCCGTTCGCTTGATTTTGTGCTGCTTGGCGAACATGTGGTGTTTAAAGATCAGGTGCTGTTTTTTCAGAGTAAAAGTATTATGGATGTAGTAAGGGTGCTTATTAGCCAGCCTGGAATTGATTCTATCCTGGTAGGGGTGCTGATATTGGTATTCAGCATCCTTTTCCCGGTAGTCAAACTGAGCTCAACAGGGGTGCATCTTTTGGGCAGTAAACGCTTGGCTGAAAATGGGGTTATTAAGTACTTCGCTTTCCAATCGGGCAAGTGGAGTATGGCCGATGTGATTGTAATCGCTATCCTAATGGCTTACATCGGACTAAACGGCCTGCTTGAAGGTCAGCTCCAGGCACTCAATATCAAAAATGATTCACTTACCATTTTAACCACTAATAATACAGCCCTGCAGCCGGGATACATTATATTCATCAGTTTTGTGCTTTATGGCCTCATTCTTTCTACGATATTGAAGTTTATTACCCCACATGATGCCCACTAA
- a CDS encoding putative membrane protein (product_source=COG4270; cog=COG4270; transmembrane_helix_parts=Inside_1_11,TMhelix_12_29,Outside_30_48,TMhelix_49_66,Inside_67_132) produces the protein MKEENIKKAARILLGAGLITAGIGHLTFARKPFQAQVPDWVPLKKDDTVVYSGLVEIALGSALILTPKKYEGTIGKIAAGLFVSVFPGNIAQFAHKRSAFGLNTDGKRFLRLFFQPVLVYWALKATKPKQLR, from the coding sequence ATGAAAGAGGAAAACATAAAAAAAGCCGCCAGGATATTGTTGGGCGCAGGTTTAATTACAGCAGGAATTGGCCATTTAACTTTTGCGCGTAAGCCTTTTCAGGCTCAGGTACCCGATTGGGTACCCTTAAAAAAAGATGATACCGTGGTATATTCTGGTTTGGTTGAAATTGCTTTGGGAAGTGCCTTAATACTTACACCAAAAAAATATGAAGGCACTATAGGCAAAATTGCAGCTGGGTTATTTGTGAGTGTGTTCCCGGGAAATATCGCTCAGTTTGCACATAAACGAAGTGCTTTTGGGCTGAATACCGATGGAAAGCGATTCCTGCGTTTATTCTTTCAACCCGTGCTTGTTTACTGGGCATTAAAAGCGACAAAGCCTAAGCAGTTACGGTGA
- a CDS encoding glyceraldehyde 3-phosphate dehydrogenase (product_source=KO:K00134; cath_funfam=3.30.360.10,3.40.50.720; cog=COG0057; ko=KO:K00134; pfam=PF00044,PF02800; smart=SM00846; superfamily=51735,55347; tigrfam=TIGR01534), with translation MRLAINGFGRIGRTFLRLALAEGFEVVAINDLADAKTMAHLFKYDTVHGVFAGNVSAKPDALVINQLSIPVFAIKDADELPWSALRVDLVIDCTGKNLTKSLAEKHITSGAKQVLISAPAADDIPMVVLGVNDHQIDLSSPILSNASCTTNNIAPMIKILNDNWGVEEGYITTIHSMTGDQNLHDANHKDLRRARAASSSIIPTTTGAAKAITHIFPELDGRLGGAGIRVPVLNGSLTDFTCLLKKKTSIEEINAAFKYAAQNELKGLIEYTEDPIVSVDIIDNPHSCIFDSLLTSIVGDLVKVVGWYDNEFGYSSRLIDVVKKIDQLGKA, from the coding sequence ATGAGGCTGGCAATAAATGGTTTTGGTAGAATAGGAAGAACATTTTTACGCTTAGCATTGGCTGAGGGATTTGAAGTAGTAGCGATTAACGACCTGGCAGATGCCAAAACGATGGCTCATTTATTTAAGTACGATACTGTTCATGGTGTTTTCGCAGGTAATGTTTCTGCAAAACCTGATGCATTGGTCATTAATCAGCTTTCTATTCCGGTTTTCGCGATCAAGGATGCCGATGAATTGCCTTGGTCGGCACTTAGAGTGGATCTTGTTATCGATTGTACTGGTAAAAATCTAACCAAATCACTGGCAGAAAAACACATTACATCAGGCGCAAAACAAGTGCTCATCTCAGCTCCGGCCGCTGATGATATTCCGATGGTGGTATTAGGTGTGAACGACCATCAGATTGATTTGAGTAGCCCTATACTCTCAAATGCCAGTTGTACAACGAATAATATTGCCCCGATGATTAAGATTCTGAACGATAACTGGGGCGTTGAAGAGGGGTATATTACGACCATCCACTCGATGACAGGCGATCAGAATCTGCACGATGCAAACCATAAAGATCTACGCAGGGCAAGGGCAGCTTCATCCTCCATCATTCCAACCACAACAGGGGCGGCAAAAGCCATTACCCATATTTTTCCGGAACTGGATGGCCGTTTAGGTGGAGCAGGAATCAGGGTTCCGGTTTTAAATGGATCGTTAACCGATTTTACCTGTTTGTTAAAGAAAAAGACAAGCATCGAAGAAATTAATGCAGCTTTTAAATACGCTGCACAAAACGAATTGAAAGGCCTCATTGAGTATACTGAAGATCCAATTGTATCGGTCGATATTATAGACAACCCACATTCCTGTATTTTCGATTCGTTATTAACTTCTATCGTTGGTGATCTGGTTAAAGTGGTGGGCTGGTACGATAACGAATTTGGTTACAGCAGCCGTTTAATAGATGTGGTGAAAAAAATTGACCAGCTTGGTAAAGCTTGA
- a CDS encoding UDP-GlcNAc:undecaprenyl-phosphate GlcNAc-1-phosphate transferase (product_source=KO:K02851; cog=COG0472; ko=KO:K02851; pfam=PF00953; transmembrane_helix_parts=Outside_1_3,TMhelix_4_23,Inside_24_39,TMhelix_40_62,Outside_63_65,TMhelix_66_80,Inside_81_92,TMhelix_93_114,Outside_115_123,TMhelix_124_146,Inside_147_150,TMhelix_151_168,Outside_169_172,TMhelix_173_195,Inside_196_199,TMhelix_200_222,Outside_223_236,TMhelix_237_259,Inside_260_285,TMhelix_286_308,Outside_309_312,TMhelix_313_335,Inside_336_340) — protein MAFSIVIISIPSIIYTSLKYGLFDKNDLYRKNHKRNISRLGGLAIVGSFTVCILLFSAIINFKEANFLIASCIILAALGLKDDVYGTNTSTKFILQIVVAFILVFFGAFRLTSLYGVLGIGDMAPLWGSLFSIALIIFLNNAFNLIDGIDGLAGGIGILTSLVFGILFSSMGQVPYAFIAFALAGAIAGFLKYNWFPAKIFMGDTGALIIGLISAALAIKFIELNKFTGGSKPAFYSAPAIAVAILIVPIFDSLRVFTIRILKGRSPFKGDRNHIHHRLEQLGFKASWIVISTAGFNLATIAATIFLQHLGNFVLILLIIGLCIAFNTLLTLGLLKKKGR, from the coding sequence TTGGCCTTTTCAATCGTAATTATTAGTATTCCAAGCATAATCTATACTTCTTTAAAGTATGGCCTTTTTGATAAAAACGACCTGTACCGTAAAAACCATAAACGCAATATTTCACGTTTAGGTGGCTTGGCCATTGTAGGGAGTTTTACCGTATGTATCTTGCTTTTTTCGGCCATTATTAATTTTAAAGAAGCTAATTTTTTAATTGCATCGTGCATCATCCTTGCAGCACTTGGTTTAAAAGACGATGTTTATGGCACCAATACCAGTACAAAATTTATTTTGCAGATCGTAGTAGCCTTTATCCTGGTTTTTTTTGGTGCTTTCCGTTTAACAAGTTTGTACGGTGTATTGGGTATTGGAGATATGGCGCCTTTGTGGGGAAGCCTTTTTTCGATTGCATTGATTATTTTTCTGAATAACGCATTTAATTTAATAGATGGCATTGACGGATTGGCAGGTGGAATCGGCATTTTAACGAGCCTGGTTTTCGGTATTTTGTTTTCTTCGATGGGGCAGGTGCCCTATGCATTTATTGCCTTTGCCCTCGCCGGTGCTATTGCAGGCTTTTTAAAATACAATTGGTTTCCAGCTAAAATATTTATGGGCGATACGGGTGCACTGATCATCGGGCTTATTTCTGCGGCATTAGCCATTAAGTTTATAGAACTCAATAAGTTTACCGGAGGAAGCAAGCCGGCTTTTTATTCTGCGCCAGCAATAGCGGTAGCCATACTGATCGTACCTATTTTCGACTCATTACGAGTTTTTACCATCCGTATTTTAAAAGGGAGGTCTCCGTTTAAGGGAGACCGTAACCACATTCACCACCGTTTAGAGCAGTTAGGGTTTAAGGCCAGCTGGATCGTAATTTCTACTGCCGGGTTTAATCTGGCTACAATAGCTGCCACCATTTTCCTTCAGCATCTTGGAAATTTTGTATTGATTTTGCTTATTATTGGTCTCTGCATTGCGTTTAATACCTTGCTTACCTTAGGCCTGCTTAAAAAGAAAGGCAGGTAA
- a CDS encoding glycosyltransferase involved in cell wall biosynthesis (product_source=COG0463; cath_funfam=3.90.550.10; cog=COG0463; pfam=PF00535; superfamily=53448) yields the protein MKISLITVVYNGETFLQECFNSVMAQTYPDVEYLVIDGGSTDRTLNIIQENQSAIDYFISEKDKGLYDAINKGIQRATGEVIGILNADDLFARPDVLASVAKTFIDHPKIDGLYGDLNYIHPTTHKTIRTWKSRQNTFQDLKKGWMPAHPTLYLKRSLFEKNGDYALDLGTAADYELILRYFYTHKIAAVYLPILMVNMRMGGLSNQSVMSRVSAFVNDYMALKRNSVPHPLLVVIRKKLSKLSQF from the coding sequence ATGAAGATATCCCTTATTACGGTCGTTTACAATGGAGAAACATTCTTGCAAGAGTGTTTTAATTCTGTAATGGCGCAAACCTATCCAGATGTAGAATACCTGGTGATTGACGGGGGATCGACAGACCGGACATTGAATATTATTCAGGAGAATCAATCCGCAATTGATTATTTTATTTCAGAAAAAGATAAAGGTTTATACGATGCCATTAATAAAGGAATCCAGAGGGCAACAGGAGAGGTGATCGGGATTTTAAACGCTGATGATTTATTTGCACGCCCTGATGTACTGGCATCAGTAGCCAAAACCTTTATCGATCACCCGAAAATAGATGGACTTTATGGCGACCTCAATTACATCCATCCCACAACACATAAAACGATCAGGACATGGAAATCAAGGCAAAACACCTTTCAGGATCTTAAAAAGGGCTGGATGCCTGCACACCCAACACTGTATTTGAAAAGATCTTTGTTTGAAAAAAATGGAGATTATGCCTTAGATCTGGGTACCGCTGCCGATTACGAACTGATATTACGTTACTTTTATACCCATAAAATAGCGGCGGTTTACCTGCCTATCTTAATGGTGAATATGCGCATGGGAGGACTAAGTAACCAATCGGTGATGAGCAGGGTCTCTGCTTTTGTTAATGATTATATGGCCTTAAAAAGAAACAGTGTACCACACCCACTTTTGGTTGTGATCAGGAAAAAGCTGAGTAAACTCAGCCAGTTTTAA
- a CDS encoding hypothetical protein (product_source=Hypo-rule applied; cleavage_site_network=SignalP-noTM; superfamily=57184; transmembrane_helix_parts=Outside_1_3,TMhelix_4_26,Inside_27_150), translating to MKHYIILFCVIFIFLSPAAAQTGCLVNTDDVYLDKKRIGLLGSLVDILFGSKTIYNENGAIDPRETACVAGSKNLYSTSNPINNCMVCPQGVALGGLLGTTILGCVNNVELNGTLVTRSVVACNLDDYSWTLGAAAGLLGVFVIRRRNKL from the coding sequence ATGAAACACTACATCATATTGTTCTGCGTTATTTTTATTTTTTTGAGCCCTGCAGCCGCACAAACTGGATGTTTGGTGAATACAGATGACGTTTATCTAGATAAAAAACGAATTGGATTACTTGGTAGCCTTGTTGATATCCTTTTTGGAAGCAAAACAATTTATAATGAAAATGGAGCTATCGATCCTAGAGAGACTGCATGCGTGGCTGGATCAAAAAATCTGTACAGTACATCAAATCCCATAAATAATTGTATGGTTTGTCCTCAAGGTGTTGCTCTTGGAGGACTTTTAGGAACTACTATTTTGGGGTGTGTCAATAATGTGGAATTGAATGGCACACTAGTTACTCGATCTGTTGTAGCATGCAATCTCGACGATTATTCCTGGACCCTTGGGGCCGCCGCAGGTCTCCTCGGTGTATTCGTCATCAGAAGAAGAAATAAACTATAG
- a CDS encoding hypothetical protein (product_source=Hypo-rule applied; cleavage_site_network=SignalP-noTM; superfamily=101601), with protein sequence MKSFIVCLIFLFFSIKSFASDPGANYGCVIQGGPAKLYFSYKTDADPNNWGANFHIYNNNSNNYEIYNDTQGNGYHCGVINSHFGEYYQVGQVCFVDNGVSYTQGDLATFTVNNAAYCGASSLPLDENTMILLGFVGVVGFFSVRRMYSSNIVAESTR encoded by the coding sequence TTGAAGTCGTTTATTGTTTGCCTCATATTTTTGTTCTTTTCGATAAAGAGTTTTGCGTCAGATCCTGGCGCTAATTATGGATGTGTTATCCAGGGAGGACCAGCGAAACTTTACTTTTCATATAAGACGGATGCTGATCCCAATAACTGGGGTGCAAATTTTCATATATACAATAACAATTCAAATAACTATGAGATATATAACGACACCCAGGGTAACGGGTATCATTGTGGGGTGATCAATAGCCATTTTGGGGAATATTATCAAGTTGGACAAGTTTGCTTTGTTGATAACGGGGTAAGTTATACGCAGGGCGACTTGGCAACTTTTACGGTTAATAATGCTGCCTATTGTGGAGCCAGTTCTTTGCCGCTAGATGAAAATACTATGATTTTACTGGGTTTTGTTGGTGTTGTAGGTTTTTTCTCCGTAAGAAGAATGTATAGTTCAAATATTGTTGCTGAATCAACTAGATAG
- a CDS encoding hypothetical protein (product_source=Hypo-rule applied; cleavage_site_network=SignalP-noTM; transmembrane_helix_parts=Inside_1_6,TMhelix_7_29,Outside_30_128,TMhelix_129_146,Inside_147_160) produces MCKFIGVAATIICMGLLCSISCFASIPIGSVPSPPNGCLVGSRMYTRWIRNVYVYDPNNSGNITEYRYIFSDDTSAPAECISGGSDFIGPSPNGSGTVAIGCDINKLDYASTVHNPSKVNFTVLCPLDTNVYLLLFSSSMLVFFHFKRKNKNITAYSAEN; encoded by the coding sequence ATGTGTAAATTTATCGGTGTAGCCGCTACAATAATTTGTATGGGTCTGTTGTGCAGTATAAGCTGCTTCGCCTCAATTCCTATTGGTTCAGTTCCTAGTCCGCCTAATGGTTGCCTCGTAGGCAGCAGAATGTATACCAGGTGGATTAGAAATGTATATGTTTACGATCCAAATAACTCGGGTAACATTACTGAATACCGGTATATATTTAGCGATGATACTTCTGCTCCCGCAGAGTGTATTAGTGGTGGTAGTGATTTTATTGGGCCAAGTCCCAATGGCTCAGGTACAGTTGCGATTGGCTGCGACATTAATAAGCTAGACTACGCATCAACTGTACACAATCCATCTAAAGTAAACTTCACTGTATTATGTCCTTTAGATACAAATGTTTATCTATTACTCTTCTCCTCTTCAATGCTTGTTTTTTTTCATTTTAAAAGAAAAAATAAAAATATTACTGCCTATTCTGCCGAAAATTAA